The following coding sequences are from one Thunnus maccoyii chromosome 17, fThuMac1.1, whole genome shotgun sequence window:
- the stum gene encoding protein stum homolog isoform X1 — MAQKEGGTEQGRVKTGDNLGAKAMAGAHTAGGGVVVEVREKKGPLRAAIPTMPFPLAVICLFLNTFIPGLGTFISAFTVLCGARSELISERGVCCVFWLNVAAALIQILTAVIMVGWIMSIFWGMDMVILAISDGCRDQGVPQDV; from the exons ATGGcacagaaagagggaggaacAGAGCAGGGGCGTGTTAAGACCGGGGACAATCTTGGGGCCAAAGCCATGGCCGGGGCTCATACAGCAGGCGGGGGAGTGGTGGTGGAGGTCCGGGAGAAGAAGGGACCCCTAAGGGCTGCAATACCCACAATGCCTTTCCCTCTAGCCgtcatctgtctgtttctcaaCACCTTCATACCTGGACTCG GTACCTTCATCTCAGCCTTCACAGTGCTGTGTGGAGCTCGCAGCGAGCTGATCTCAGAGCGAGGTGTGTGCTGCGTGTTCTGGCTCAACGTGGCGGCGGCCCTCATCCAGATACTGACAGCTGTTATCATGGTTGGATGGATCATGAGCATCTTCTGGGGAATGGACATGGTCATCCTGGCAA
- the stum gene encoding protein stum homolog isoform X2, whose amino-acid sequence MAQKEGGTEQGRVKTGDNLGAKAMAGAHTAGGGVVVEVREKKGPLRAAIPTMPFPLAVICLFLNTFIPGLGTFISAFTVLCGARSELISERGVCCVFWLNVAAALIQILTAVIMVGWIMSIFWGMDMVILASCRDQGVPQDV is encoded by the exons ATGGcacagaaagagggaggaacAGAGCAGGGGCGTGTTAAGACCGGGGACAATCTTGGGGCCAAAGCCATGGCCGGGGCTCATACAGCAGGCGGGGGAGTGGTGGTGGAGGTCCGGGAGAAGAAGGGACCCCTAAGGGCTGCAATACCCACAATGCCTTTCCCTCTAGCCgtcatctgtctgtttctcaaCACCTTCATACCTGGACTCG GTACCTTCATCTCAGCCTTCACAGTGCTGTGTGGAGCTCGCAGCGAGCTGATCTCAGAGCGAGGTGTGTGCTGCGTGTTCTGGCTCAACGTGGCGGCGGCCCTCATCCAGATACTGACAGCTGTTATCATGGTTGGATGGATCATGAGCATCTTCTGGGGAATGGACATGGTCATCCTGGCAA